In the genome of Coturnix japonica isolate 7356 chromosome Z, Coturnix japonica 2.1, whole genome shotgun sequence, one region contains:
- the LOC107306630 gene encoding tetraspanin-3-like: protein MVVVRGRLLHLSKMWRVRSARLPLWLYEDSRLRSFARLLLLFLGVIFLASAIVLIFSGCFVILFCKNYRYFFQEFFFPLPGWLAVVTALILIPTGILAILVFARNSCYHQGTLMYLLIVLLCLQVSLTVLTQFYSTWMAVELKSTMGQAFNQYNGTHSLARGSGTVDMLQEKLQCCGLRNYTDWLNASAAFWHFPSEKSHVPRSCCKKHEDCGSDLNQPDQLFQEGCLRKLQDQIHYRMSFLFFCCVVLSVLELLAGASNGILMSSVPLYDIGFLDSSVFS from the coding sequence ATGGTGGTGGTGAGGGGTAGGCTGCTACATCTGAGCAAGATGTGGAGAGTAAGAAGTGCACGCTTGCCTCTGTGGCTCTATGAGGACTCTAGGCTCAGGAGTTTTGCTCGACTTCTACTGTTATTCCTTGGTGTTATCTTCTTGGCAAGTGCAATAGTTCTGATCTTTAGTGGATGCTTTGTGATCCTTTTCTGCAAGAACTACCGTTATTTCTTTcaggaatttttctttcctcttcctggcTGGTTGGCTGTTGTAACTGCGTTAATCCTGATACCTACTGGTATTTTGGCTATTCTTGTTTTTGCCAGGAACTCCTGCTACCACCAAGGGACTCTTATGTACCTGCTGATAGTTCTTCTTTGTCTCCAAGTGTCTTTAACAGTTTTGACACAGTTCTACTCCACTTGGATGGCAGTTGAGCTTAAGAGCACAATGGGACAAGCCTTCAATCAATACAATGGCACGCATTCCCTGGCTCGTGGCAGTGGGACTGTGGATATGCTTCAGGAGAAGCTTCAGTGCTGTGGGCTCCGAAACTATACAGACTGGCTAAATGCATCAGCTGCTTTTTGgcattttccatctgaaaaatCTCATGTTCCTAGAAGCTGTTGTAAAAAACACGAGGACTGTGGGAGTGACTTAAACCAGCCGGATCAGCTTTTCCAGGAGGGCTGCCTGAGGAAACTGCAAGACCAGATACATTATAGAATGAGTTTCctgtttttttgctgtgttgtgCTCAGCGTCCTAGAACTGTTGGCTGGGGCAAGCAATGGCATCCTCATGAGCAGTGTGCCTTTGTATGACATCGGATTTCTGGACTCATCTGTCTTCTCATAG